In Deltaproteobacteria bacterium, the genomic stretch GGCCTTGTCGCTCAGCTGTTGGATCGAGCCCGGGCCGCCGCGACACAGGCGCTGCAACAGCTGCAGGCGCGTGGGATCGCCGAGCGCCGCGAACAATGGCGCCGCGTGGCGGGCTTCCGCCACCGACAACCCGCTAGCCCGTGACATGGCGTCCGATGTTCTCGAGCTGGGCCTGCCAGCCGCCGTCGTTCATGCGAAACGCCTCGTCGCGGCGGTGCGCCGGCAGCCGATCGAAGCCCGACTCGACCACCCGCAGCTGCGTACCCTCGGGCACCTCCTGCAGCTCGAACTCGACCAGCGTGCTGGGCTCGGCGCCGTAGTCGATCGCGGGATCGATCGCGTAGGGGTGCCAGCGAAACGCGAAGTGATGCGGCGCGTCGATGCGCTCGACGACCACCTCCATCGTCACGTGCTCGTACCCGGCGTGGGTGATCTTGCCGCGGATCGCCTGGCCGACCTCGAAGCGCCCCTGCAGCGCGACGCGGAACCATGCGTTGAACTCGTCGACCTCGGTCAACGCTCGCCACACGCGCGCCAACGGGGCCCGAAGGATGATGGACTTTTCGATGCGGTCTCGGCTCATGTGCAACCCTCTAGTTGCATGTCTAGCAGGCGCGTGGCGAAGGCGCAACCATTTGGTTGCGTTTGAAGTCATCGGCGCGAGGCTGCTATCCTGGGCGTGGCCGTGCTTCCGGGCGGCCCCCGATCCGCGGACAGGGCCGAGCCCACCTGGACTCCGACAACCAAGTCACGTGGTGCTTCGTCACCTCCAGTTGCCGAGTCAGCGCGGATCCATCGGCACGTCCTTCGAGGAGGCGGCCCCGTGCCACAGTCACTACCCCCACGTCCCGATCTCGAGCAGCTGCGTCGACAGGCGAAGGAACTCCTCGCCGCGTGGCGAGCCGAAGATCCCGAAGCGCTCGCGGAACTCGAGCACCATCACCCCCAGCACCGCACACGCCCGCGCGAGCCCGCGACGCTGCGGCTCGCCGATGCGCAGCTGGTGCTCGCGCGTCGCCACGGCCTGCCCAGCTGGTCTGCGCTGCGCGACGAGGTCGAGCTGCGCGCGCTGTCGTTCGTCGAACGGGCCGCGAAGCTGGTCGCGCACGCGGCCGCACCGGCGTCGTTGGGCGGTGAGGCGTGGCGCATCGCCAACCTGCTGCTGGATCGCGAGCCTGAGCTCGCCCGCGCCGATCTCGTGACTGCGCTGGTCTGCGGCGACGTCGATCGCGTGCGGTCGCGGCTCGCGAACGAGCCCACACTCGCGCATGCCATGGTGGGCCCCGGCGAGGGGCGGCCGCCGCTGTGCTGGGTGACGTTCTCCCGGCTGCATCGGCGCTCGCCGGCGATCGCGGCGGGTCTGCTCGAGCTGGCGGAGCTGCTGCTCGATCATGGCGCCGACGTCGACGCCGGCTTCCGTGGCGACGACACCTGGGACTCTACGTTGCGTCCGTTGTTCGGTGCGTGCGGTGCGGCCAACTTCCCCGCGCTGGCGGAGCTGCTGCTCGATCGCGGCGCGACCATCGAGGATGGCGAGTCGCTCTACCACGCACTCGAGCACGTCGATACGCGCTGCCTCGAGCTGTTGCTCGACCGCGGCGCCAACGCGGCGGCGACCAACATCCTCGCCCACGCGTTCGACGTGCCGGGCCTGCTTCGCATCGAGCTGCTGCTCGCCCACGGCGCCGACGCGAACGCTCGCATGCACGACGGCACGCCGATGCTGCACCGCGCGATCGTGATGCATCGCGGGCTCGACGTGATCGACGCCTTGCTCGCCGCCGGTGCCGATCCCAACGCGCTCGATCGGGCTGGACGCACCAGCGTCGAGGTCGCGCGCGTCCGCGGAGCGCCGGCGATCGCGGCGCGGCTGCAAGCGGCCGGGGGACGCGCGCGACCCAGTGCGCTGGCGGACTTCATCGACGCTTGCGGTGCCGGCGAGCTCGCACGGGCGCGGTCGTTGGCGGAGGCGGCGGGGCTCCTGGCCCAGCCGAGCTTCGAGGCCGTGCACGTGTTCCTCGAGCTCGTGGGTCGTCCCGAGCCCGCCCTCGCGCTCGCGATGATCGATGCCGGCTTCCCGATCGACGTCACCAACCATCGCGGCCAGAGCGCGCTGCACTGGGCGGCGTGGCGGGGTCGTGCGCCGGTGGTGCGACGCCTGCTCGCCGAGGGCGCACAGCTCGACCGCCGCGAGCAGCAGTTCAACGGCACGCCGCTCGCGTGGGCGGCCCACGGCAACCTCATGGCGCCGCGCGACGGCGGCGATCACCTGGCGGTGGTCCGCCTCCTGCTCGAGGCTGGCGCGGACCCGTCCGTACGCAACAAGTCGGGCGAGCCGATGCTCGATGAGACCGACGACAGCGAGGTCGCGGCGGCGCTTCGCTCGGCCGGCGCGTCGTAGCGGCCATCCGCTCGACCAACGTGGCACGAAATCCGCGCGCCGCCGGTCACACCCGGCGGGGGCGCCCTCCGTGGTTGCGCATGAAGCCGCTGCTGTTCACTTCGTTGGTGCTCGGTTCGACCCTCGCGCTCGCAGGTACCGGCCACGCCGCCCCCGTGCAGGCCGGCAAGCCGCCGGTACAGGCGGGGTCGACGGCTCCGACCCCACAGATCGACATGCGCTTGATCGTCGACCGCGTGATGCAGCAGCACACCAGCGGCGCCAACAGCTACGTCGGCGTGTCGATCGTCGTCATCAAGGACGGCAAGCGCCACCAGTTCCACTACGGTGAGGCCGTCGACGGCAAGGGTGCGAAGCCCAATGGCAACACCTACTACGCGATCGGCTCGGTGACCAAGACCTTCACGGGCACGCTGCTCGCGATGTTCGACTTCAAGCGGTTCGTCGACATGGACGATCTCCTCAGCGATCGCATCGGTGACAGCTACCACCTGCACGGCGGTCGCGAGCACATCACGCTGCGGCACCTGGGGCTGCATCGCTCCGGCTTGCCGAAGAACCCCCCCGGCGGTGCCAACGGCTACGAGACCGGCGACTACGAGGGCGACATGGCCGCGCTGCGCGAGTCGGTCCGCGACTGCAGCGCGACCACGTGCCAAGAGCCGATCGATGACGACGATGCGTCGATCTACTCGAACTGGGGCTTCGCCTTGCTCGCCGACGTCCTCGCCGACGCGAAGGGCCTGCGCATCGCCGGTGCGTTCGACACCTATCTCTGGAACCCGATCGGGATGAACGACACCGGCTACAAGTACTCGCTGCGCGACCCCACATGCCTCGCGGCCGGCACGACCTGCAACTACGACGACTACGGCAACTGCAGCTATGTCGCCGCGTGCAACGACACCTTCCATCGCCGTGCGGCGGTCGGCTACAAGCTCGCCAACGGCGCGCCGGTGCGCGGCGGCAGCGAGCAAGGCACGGGCTCGAATGACTACATCAAGAGTGGCTCGGGCACCGTCTGGTCGACGCCCAACGACATGAGCAAGTGGCTGGCGTTTCACATGGACGCCGACGGCGACCACTCCAGCGCGACGCGAACCATCGTCGCGGCCGCCCGCCGTGCGCGTACCGACGACGGCAGCGCGTTCCTCGGCAAGTACCAGACCACCGACGAAGGCCATCGCTACCTGCGCAAGGTCGGCAGCATCACGAATCAGTTCGTGACCTTCTTCGGCTTCACCGACGACCGCAAGGTCGGCGTGATCGTGTTCTCGAACCTGGGCTCGTTCAACGTGACCGGCGTCGGCGAGGATGTCATCGACGCGCTGAAGTGACGCGACTCGAACGAGCGCCGGTCGATCGTGGGTCGCTCACTGGGCCACGAAGTACTCGGCGACGATGGTGTCGTCCTGCCGACCGATCATCAAGAACTCGCCGTCGCGGCCGCTTTCGATGCGGGGGTAGCGGAGGTCGATCGCCACGGGTGCCGACCACTCGCCAGCGTCGCCGCAGGCGTAGTACCAGCCGCTGTAGTTCGCGTTGCCCTCGTCGCGGGCCCACACCACTCGGGCCCGCGCGGCCGCGAACGCTTGCAGGCTGGAGATCGAGGAGAACACGGGCTGGGTCGGATCCATCTCGGTGGTCGCGCCGAACATGTCGCCGTCGGCGTGGCGCACGTAGGTTCGCTCTGCGTCGTTGTGATACTGGGTCCACGCCACGGTGAAACCGTCGTCGTCCAGCGCGTGCGTGAACGAAGCGACATAGTCCGCGCCGGTCTGGCCCACGTTCACGATCTGCTTGGGCGCCCAGCCAGAGGCGACGTCGTAGCTGGCGGACCGAATGCTCGTCGGGTGCGCGTTCCAGGTGATCACGGCGCGACCCAGGCGGTCGGTCGCGACGTGTGTGCGATCGAGATCGATGCCCGAGTCGAGCGACGTGCCCGGCTGCCAGTTCGCGCCGTCGTACGCGAAGGCCATGAGCTGGCCGTTGTCCACGCCGAAGTCACCGCTGGCCATCACCGCGACGAACCGGTTGTCACCGAGCGAGACCACGCTGGCCGGGTAGGCGAACGGCAGCGCCATGTCGTCGACCGGCTGTGTCGTCCACTCGCCGGTGGTGCGCGCGTGGTGGCGCAGCTCCAGATCGTTCTGCGCGACGTCCATGAAGAACGCCGCGTCGCCGCTGGCGCGGTCCTGTGCCCAGCTGACGCCGAGCCCGTAGGTCTCGATCGGTCCGATCTCCTGGGGCTCCGACCACGTGTCGCTGGCGACGTCGTAGAACCAGATCATCGTCGACGACAGGCCGAGCTCGTACTCGTTCTCGGCCACCACCACCGCGTTGCCGGCGTCGTCGACCGAGATCTCCGTGGACCTCGCGCTGACGAGCGTGCCGGGCAAGGTGCTCACGCTCCAGTTGGTCGCGGACGCGTCGTAGCGATGCACGCGGATCTCGGCTGGGCTGTCGAGGTCGCCGGTCACGACGAGGGCGTCGCCGTCGGCATCGACCGCGGCGTTCGGTTCGGCCAGGTACCCCACCTCGCCAGCGACCTCGAGCTCGACGGTGTCGGACCAGGCCGAGGTGAGCTCGTCGTAGACGGCGACGCGCAGCCCTCGATCTCGTCCGCTACTGTAGTACCAGAGCGCGAGTCGGGTCGGCCCGCCGAGGTGATTGCGAACCGGCAGCGGATCGTAGCCGGCGTCCTCGAGCACGCGCGGACCCGTGCCGACGAAGCCACACCACGGTGCAGGCGGTTCGCTGGGCCCTGTGGTCGAGCTGTCGCCACTCGATGCGTCGTCGGTGGTCGAGCTGGGCGCGCCGCTGCTGTCGCCGGTGACGCTGTCGATCGTCGTCGATGCCGGCGGGTTGTTGCCCGTCGAGGACGACCCCATGTCGCCCTGCGTGGTGCTACCGCCGTCGCCGTCGCCACCCGCTGCGTGGCAGGCCACGAGCATGCACAGGCTGAGGTGGGTGGTGCGGCGAGGGGAGAGCAGTCGGAACGTCTTCGTCATCGGTATGCTCCCGCGAGCGCGCGAGGTACTCCCCCGGTCGACTCGCGGGGCCGCGCGATGATCACGAGATTCTCTGGGCCCTCGCGGCGCGGTGCTGAAGTGCCTCGCGCTCACGCCTGGCGATACCGATAGGCACCCCGGCGCGGAGTCCGTGGCGTGAGCCGCAGCGCACGGCGAACCGCGGTCGTGCAGCGGCATCTACAGGCCAGCGGCCGCATGGGCCGCGGAGCCCCGATGACACCCACGCGCCACCTCCTCCTTCCTCTACTCGTCGTTCTCGGTTGCGACGCCGCCACGGACACCGCCAGCGGCGGTGGCGAGCACCGCAGCGTTCACGATGGCATCGCCCTCTCGAGCGAGATCGAAGATGGCGAGGTGCACACCCTGCTTCGGCGTGACGGCCAAACCATCGGGAGCGCGCATGCGGGTCCGGACGGCACGTGGCTATCGATCGACGGCGACGACGAGCTCCATCTCGAATCGCAGATGGTGCGACCTGTCGAAGAAGCGCTCCCGGCTCACCAGGCGAGTCTGGCCGCCATCGCGAGTGGCATCGAAGGTGCGCAGGACGAGTCCTGGCGTCGTGCCTCGGAGTGCTACTGGTTCGAGTGGACCGGCTCCGACTTTGCTTCGTGCATCTTCTCGCGCTGTGGCGAGTGTTGGGCGAACGACTGCGTGCCCTCGGGACTCGGTGGCGTCGAGAGCCACGAGATCCACAACTGCGGCTGAACCCCCGCGAGCTACCGCGGCAGCAGGGTGAACGGCGCGAGATCGATCGTGCGCGTCGGTTCGTCTGCGTTCTTGCAGCCGCGGCACACCGTCAGCGGCAGCTCGAGGGTGCGCAGGCGGGCGAACGCTGCGTCGTCCTCGGCCGTGTTGGCGCCCAGCGCCTCGAGGCCCAGGGCCCCGTAGATCCGCCCCTCGGGGTTCATCCCGCGCAGCGCGTCGCGCAGCAGATCGGCACGGCCGGCCACCACGAGTTCCTGCGCCGCGCGGCGCCCGGCGGGTGGTGAGCCAGCGGCGCCACAGGCTCGACCGAGCACGACGTCTGCACGCGGATCGGTGAGCTGGTCGTAGGACACTCGCAGCTCGGCCGGCACGTCGGCGCTCGAGCGGGGCCCGAGCGCCGCGGCGAGCGCAGCGGTGGCCACGCTCGCACGCGCGGTGTCGTGTTGGGTGAGACTCGCGACGGCGTCGACCCGCACGAAGCCCCGACCCGAGAGCGTCGCGGCGTCGATGGTCGCCATCACCGGCGCGAGCTCCGGCCAGCTGTCGCTCGTGCGACAGGTCGCGCGCACATCGAAGGCCTCGTCGCCGTGGGCCAACGCGTCGAAGCTGCAGAAGCTGTAGTGGCCGCGGCCCATGCAGTGCTCGCGCCGCAGCGCGAAACCCAGCTCGAATGTCGAGCAGGTCCCACCGCCCTGCGAGAAGGTCGCGCGCGCGGTCTCGATCGAGGTCATCGGCAACGTCGCGACGACGCGCTCGAACAGCGCGATGTCCTTCGCGAGCTCGTCAGCGTCGATCGAGGGCGGCAGTGCGAGCGCGGAGACATCGATGGCGCTCTGCTTCGGCGTGGGTGCGGCCCCGTCGGCGGGTGCCGGCGCGTCGGCGGGTGCCGGCGCGTCGGCGGGTGCCGGCGTCGCCGCGGCGACGGGCTCGAGCGTCACGGACGCGGGCTCGCCCGCCGGTGCGCATCCGAGCACGAGCACCGTCAGCCAGACGATCTTCATGCCCCCGAAGACGGTCGACGGGCGGGATTGATCACCGCGGCGCCGCGGCGCCACGCGTCGAACCAAGCAAAAGACCGCCCGTGGGCGGTCTCCTGCAGCGCATCCGGAAGGATTCGAACCTCCGACTTTCGGTTCCGTAGACCGACGCTCTATCCAGCTGAGCTACGGATGCGTGGGCGCGTCGACATCGTGCGATGACGAAGCGGGCCGGGAAGCTAACAGAGGCGGCCGGACGCCGCAAGGGGGCGGCTTCGTGCGGGGTCCTCGCGGGTGGGGGCCGCCACGGCGGGCCGTGGCGGGCGCGGTTGCGGGTCTTGTCGATGGGGCTGGTTTCGTGCGGCGGGCACTCGTGGCGGGGCTCGCCGCGGGCGCCAAGGGGGCAGTCACGAGGCCGGTGGCAGCGCGTGCACCCGCTCGCCGAGCTCGCGCAGCGCAGTGGTCGGCAGGCCCTCGGCGTCGCCGAGCTCGACGTACGCACGCAGGCCGAGCCGCATCTGCTCGCCCACCTTGGTGAAGTGCACGCGCAGGTACGGCTCGAGCGGCAGCGGTACGATCGCCGGGGCAAAGCGCAGGGCCATGCGCACGAGCGCAGGTGAGTTGGCCAGTCGCGCGTTCCAGGGCACCGTGTCGGCGCCGATGCGATGGGCTGCGATCGCCATCGCCTCGCGCGCTGCGGTCGCGGCGTGCTCGAGGTGGTGGCCCGATCGCAGCGCCCGCAACGACCACTGCTGCGACTCGAGCGCGGCGAGGTACGCGTAGAGGATCGCGTTGGGGAAGGGTGCCGTGCGGGTGATGTCGTGGCGCCGCACCGCTGGCAGTCCGCCGCGCTGCAGCAGCTCCACCACCGCGTTCACGCGGGCCTCGGGGCCCGAGAATGCGCACGGCGACAGCGGCGGGAACCAGTACGCCATGCAGCGCTCGGCGAAGCGCGTCTCGCCGGGTAGCGGTGCCTGATAGCTGAGGAAGCCGATCATGCCGTCGACCATCCGGGCCTCGTCGATGACCGCCGACACCAGTGCACGATCGTCGAGGTTCGGCTGCAGGAACACGATCGTCGCGTCGCGACTGACACGGGCGATCGTCGACACCCACGGTGCGATCTCGTCGCCGTCGCGCAGCGCCGCCGACGACACCGTGAAGTAGACCTGATCCCAGCGCTGGCCGTCGGCCTCGTGCGGGGCAGTCACGAGATCGTAGCCCTCGAAGCGCTCGCGCTGCGGCGCGTGACCAACCCGTAGCCGCGCCATCGTCAGGCCACTGGCGAGCTCGGCTCGATACTTCGGCTTCACCAGCAACGTCACCGACGCGCCGGCCTGCGCGAGGTGATGCGCGAACACCTGACCCACCGCCCCAGCGCCGACCACGAGCACGCGCACGATGGTGCTCACGCTACCCCAGAAGCCGCGGGCGCGGGCGCGCATCCGGCCGGGGTCCATCCGTCACGCCGCGTCCGCGCGGGCCGATTTCACAGCCGCAGTGCCGCCGACAGGAACGTCGCGCAGCCCAGCATCGAGCCGCCGAAGCCGGCTGCACCGACCACGAACCACGGCATCACGCGGCGGCGACCCTCGGGGGCCAACGCGCCGTGGTGGGCGGTGGGGTTCCACCACCAGCGTGCGGGTCTGTGCGGCAGCGCGCGGCCCAGCACCACGTGGTACCCGATGCCGGCGAACACGCCGATCGTCAGGGAGAACGCGACCAACGCCGCGCCGACCTGCAGGCCCAACACACCCGGCAACGACACCAGCACCACGAAGACGACCGCGCCCATCACGATCACGACCTCGACGGGCACCGCAGGCCACGCGCGGGACGACGGCTCGGGCACGCCGCGGCGAGTCACGTGCACGAGCATAGCAGCCGCGCGGGGAGGGTTGCATCGGGCGCCTGCAGGCGTGCGTGTGCACGGGTGCCCGACCTGCTGAGCTCGCGCCGTCAGGGCGTCAGCAGCAGTGCGGCGAAGGCGAACGCGTTGTTGCCCATGTGCACGAGCATCGCCGGCCACAGCCGACCGCTGCGCTCGAGCGTCCACGCGAACACCAGCCCCAGCCACACGTAGACCACGAAGCCGGCCGGGTTGCCGTGGATGGTCGCGAACGCGATCGCGCTCAGCAGGTAGGCCGCCGTGCGGCCGCAGCCGCGACGCAGGCGCGCGAACAACAACCCGCGGAACAGCGACTCCTCCGCCAGCGGTGCCAGCAGCACCGCCGAACAACCGAGCACGACGACGGTGGTTCGATCGTCACCGCTGCGCCAGTCCTGCACGATCTCGACGATGCTGTCCTGCTCGGCCACCGGCGCGCCGACCAGCTCCGTGAGCGCTCCGATCACGATGCTGCCGACGATCGCGGCCGCGATGCCGAGCCCGGCTGTCGCCACGCCGCGCAGCGGATCTCGTGGCTGCAGCGGCGGCAGCTCGTCGCCCGGCTCGAGCAGTGCGCGGCGCGTGAAGGCCAGGTAGCACAGCGCCCCGATGCCGGTGATGAGCGGGCCGCCCACCAGCGACAGCCCCCGCGGCCCACCCTCGCCGCTGGGCCACAGCCCCAACGCGCGCAGTAGGAACAGCGCCGTCATGCCGCAGAACATCCCGAGGACCGCGAGCGCGAGCTCGGTCAGCGCCGCACGCCACCGCTCGGGCGCGTGGCCATGACCGGGGTTCGAGGCCATCTCTCGGTCCGAGCATGCCGAGAAACCGGCCGGTTTGTCTTGCGCCGCGCACCGCCGCCCCCGCGCCGTTCGCGGCCCGGCACTCGCGCGGCGCCTGGCCCCTTGATTCGCCGGCGGTTGTCCGCTAGCTTCCCGCGTCCGGAGCGTCGCCTCGCGCCGCCCCGCACGAGACGTCCGAACAACTGAAGACGCCTTCTTGGAACGGTGGCCGAGTGGCTGAAGGCACAGGTTTGCTAAATCTGCGTAGGGGAAACTCTACCGAGGGTTCGAATCCCTCCCGTTCCGCCCACCGTGGCACCGCGACTCGACGAAGCCGTCGAGTCGGGTCACGCGGAGGCCTCGCGACCCGAGCCGGACGTCACCCGCGCGAGCGTCGTGCCTGTCGACGCCACGCGACGAGCGACAGCCCGAGCACCGCGCCCACGAGATCGGCGAGCGCGTCCCAGCCGTCGGCCGAGCGCGGCCACGGCAGCCACGCCTGACCGATCTCGGTGCCGACCGCGGTGATCGACGCCGCGAGCAGCACCCGCGGCGGTCGCAGGCCGGCGCGCGCCCATGCGATGGCGAAGCCGACGAAGAGCGACAGGTGAATCAACTTGTCGAGGTGGGGCAGCTCGAAGCGTGGCTGCGGCGGTGGCGGTGCCCACAGCAGCAGGCACAGCGCGATCGTCCACACGATCGCGATCACAGTCCTGCGCAAGCGCGGCGTACCCGACGTCATGGCACGTCGATCGACGCCGCGCCGAGGCGGCACGACGGCTCGCAGTCGGCCCCGTTGGGGAAGTAGGTGTCGTACTGCGGCGCGAACGAGGACTCTGCGATGACCTCGCCGTCGCGCAGCACCGTCATCGAGAACTGCGTGGGCGCGGGCTCGATGTCGACCAGCACGGAGTGCGGCGGCACGGTGAAGCCGAACTCCGCCGGGCAGTCACCGTCGAGCACGCACGGCGGATCGCCGCCACAGCTCGCGGCGTCGCCCGAGAGCACGAAGCCGCAGCCATCGTCGACGCCGTCGACGCTCCACGCCAGCGCATAGCTGCCGCCATCGAACACGCCGGCGCTCGCGATCAGCGAGACCCGCAGCAGATCGGTGCACTGTCGCGTGCCGCAGCCGGTCGAGCCGCCGTCGTCCATCGTCGCGGCCACGTGGGGCACCGGCGCCACGCAGGCCGTGATCGCCAGCGCCGTCATCCACATCACGCAACGACGAAGCAACATGCGAGCTCGTGTGCCGTTCGGGGGTCAATCATCGGCCGCGCCGGCCTCGATCCACTGCCGCACGAGGTCGATGCGTTCAGCCTCGAGCGGCGCATTGGGCGGCATGGTGTCGCCGTCCGCGGGCATCGGGGCGGTGAGCTTCTCGAGCACGTAGGACGCGTCCGGGTCGGCGGGCACGACTCGGATCTTGCCGGCGACGACGCTCGAGGGCACATCGATCAGCGCCGCGTGGGCCTCGTCGCGCTCGAGCGACATCATGCCGGCAGGCGAGGGTCCACCCTTGTGGCAGGTCGAGAACACGCAGCTGACCTGGAACACTCGTTCATGCACTTCGGTGAAGCTCGGGGGCGCGGGCTCCCCATCGTCGCCACCATCGCACGCCGACGGCACCATCAGCAGCATCACGCTCGCGGCGACGCGGCGGAGGCTGTCGACCGCTCGGTCGGTTCGCGCCGGCTTGGTGCCGATGACCCGCGTCCGTGATCCTGACCGCATCAGTTCCATCACATCGTTCGTGAGGAACCCCAGCAGGCGTGCAGCAACTCCGCGTTCCATGACCTCGGCGAACAACGACATCGGGCTCGGCCTCCGCGCGCCGACCGTACGTTGCCGGGCTCGAACGTGTCAACGCTGCGCGCGTGTCAACGCTGCGCGCGTGTCAACGCTGCGCGCGTGTGATTGCGTCGACACAGCTGCTCTGATAACGAGTGCGGTGCGGGAACCAGGGGGATGAAGCGATGAAGCGACTTGCAGTGCTCTCGACGTGGATCGTGCTGGCGTGTGGCAACAGCGACGGCGATGCCAACGACAGTGCAGCCGATGGAGACGGCAGCAGCAGCGGTGGTGCCGGGGACGCGGTCGACGAGCGCGTCGAAGTCCCCACCGACGGCCCGGGCGTGCTCAACTTCGGCGGCGCCGAGTTCGTCGTGCAGCCGGGCGAGGACAAGATGGTCTGCATCTCGGTGGACTACGAGGGCGACGACATCGCCTACAAGAACGCGATCAGCCTGCAGGGCAAGGGCGGCCACCACGTGATCCTGCTGGGTGCCAAGAAGCCGCAGCCCGCCGGCACGATCGAGGACTGCAGCGACGGCGCCGACATGTCGAAGTACGACCTGCTGATGATCCCGCAGGAGCTGCCCGACGGCTACGGCACCAAGCTGCCCGCGGGCCGCCACATGGTGATCCAGTCGCACTACGTCAACACCACCGACAAGCCGATCCTCGTGCGGGACTTCGTCCAGCTCGAGACCCTCGC encodes the following:
- a CDS encoding SRPBCC family protein; translation: MHMSRDRIEKSIILRAPLARVWRALTEVDEFNAWFRVALQGRFEVGQAIRGKITHAGYEHVTMEVVVERIDAPHHFAFRWHPYAIDPAIDYGAEPSTLVEFELQEVPEGTQLRVVESGFDRLPAHRRDEAFRMNDGGWQAQLENIGRHVTG
- a CDS encoding ankyrin repeat domain-containing protein gives rise to the protein MLARRHGLPSWSALRDEVELRALSFVERAAKLVAHAAAPASLGGEAWRIANLLLDREPELARADLVTALVCGDVDRVRSRLANEPTLAHAMVGPGEGRPPLCWVTFSRLHRRSPAIAAGLLELAELLLDHGADVDAGFRGDDTWDSTLRPLFGACGAANFPALAELLLDRGATIEDGESLYHALEHVDTRCLELLLDRGANAAATNILAHAFDVPGLLRIELLLAHGADANARMHDGTPMLHRAIVMHRGLDVIDALLAAGADPNALDRAGRTSVEVARVRGAPAIAARLQAAGGRARPSALADFIDACGAGELARARSLAEAAGLLAQPSFEAVHVFLELVGRPEPALALAMIDAGFPIDVTNHRGQSALHWAAWRGRAPVVRRLLAEGAQLDRREQQFNGTPLAWAAHGNLMAPRDGGDHLAVVRLLLEAGADPSVRNKSGEPMLDETDDSEVAAALRSAGAS
- a CDS encoding beta-lactamase family protein; this encodes MKPLLFTSLVLGSTLALAGTGHAAPVQAGKPPVQAGSTAPTPQIDMRLIVDRVMQQHTSGANSYVGVSIVVIKDGKRHQFHYGEAVDGKGAKPNGNTYYAIGSVTKTFTGTLLAMFDFKRFVDMDDLLSDRIGDSYHLHGGREHITLRHLGLHRSGLPKNPPGGANGYETGDYEGDMAALRESVRDCSATTCQEPIDDDDASIYSNWGFALLADVLADAKGLRIAGAFDTYLWNPIGMNDTGYKYSLRDPTCLAAGTTCNYDDYGNCSYVAACNDTFHRRAAVGYKLANGAPVRGGSEQGTGSNDYIKSGSGTVWSTPNDMSKWLAFHMDADGDHSSATRTIVAAARRARTDDGSAFLGKYQTTDEGHRYLRKVGSITNQFVTFFGFTDDRKVGVIVFSNLGSFNVTGVGEDVIDALK
- a CDS encoding ketopantoate reductase is translated as MSTIVRVLVVGAGAVGQVFAHHLAQAGASVTLLVKPKYRAELASGLTMARLRVGHAPQRERFEGYDLVTAPHEADGQRWDQVYFTVSSAALRDGDEIAPWVSTIARVSRDATIVFLQPNLDDRALVSAVIDEARMVDGMIGFLSYQAPLPGETRFAERCMAYWFPPLSPCAFSGPEARVNAVVELLQRGGLPAVRRHDITRTAPFPNAILYAYLAALESQQWSLRALRSGHHLEHAATAAREAMAIAAHRIGADTVPWNARLANSPALVRMALRFAPAIVPLPLEPYLRVHFTKVGEQMRLGLRAYVELGDAEGLPTTALRELGERVHALPPAS
- a CDS encoding CPBP family intramembrane metalloprotease, with protein sequence MASNPGHGHAPERWRAALTELALAVLGMFCGMTALFLLRALGLWPSGEGGPRGLSLVGGPLITGIGALCYLAFTRRALLEPGDELPPLQPRDPLRGVATAGLGIAAAIVGSIVIGALTELVGAPVAEQDSIVEIVQDWRSGDDRTTVVVLGCSAVLLAPLAEESLFRGLLFARLRRGCGRTAAYLLSAIAFATIHGNPAGFVVYVWLGLVFAWTLERSGRLWPAMLVHMGNNAFAFAALLLTP